One genomic segment of Candidatus Cloacimonadota bacterium includes these proteins:
- a CDS encoding terpene cyclase/mutase family protein, with amino-acid sequence MKKIVIIIAICFLMISVCHAKVDLSLTHEVEHSIKIGLQWLVEQQEEDGSWQHYPAITGLAVIAILNSNPNISYQFEPVAKGLGFLASCAKPNGAIFGNDMPNYNTSICLMAFKEVNDPQYADIVDRGEKYLLGLQIDEAEGYSVDSLYYGGVGYGGDERPDLSNLQWALEAMLEREPIATDEVDLNTKEITNIEEKKVFFDKAIVFLQRCQNLEEYNPEPYSQNDGGFMYEPGKSKAGGTASYGNMTYAGLKSMIYAKLQKDDPRVQAAYDWISNHFIVETNPVLGKQGLFYYYLMMAKALTAYDAVIIVGDDGVEHNWRQELANQLMKIQNEEGWWQNENGRWWENNKVLVTSYCLIALELIAQG; translated from the coding sequence ATGAAAAAAATAGTAATCATTATCGCAATCTGTTTCCTGATGATCTCTGTATGCCATGCAAAGGTAGATCTCTCGTTAACCCATGAGGTCGAACATTCGATCAAGATCGGGCTGCAATGGCTTGTGGAGCAGCAGGAAGAAGATGGCAGCTGGCAGCATTATCCTGCCATTACGGGACTTGCCGTTATTGCAATCCTGAATAGCAATCCGAATATCAGCTATCAATTTGAACCAGTTGCAAAAGGGCTTGGATTTCTCGCAAGCTGTGCCAAACCCAATGGTGCAATATTTGGAAATGACATGCCGAACTACAATACATCAATATGCCTTATGGCTTTCAAAGAGGTAAATGATCCTCAATATGCAGATATTGTCGATAGGGGAGAAAAATATCTCCTTGGTTTGCAGATCGATGAAGCTGAAGGTTATTCGGTTGATAGTCTGTACTATGGAGGTGTGGGATACGGCGGTGATGAGCGTCCCGACCTTTCAAACCTTCAATGGGCGCTTGAAGCAATGCTGGAACGCGAACCGATCGCTACTGATGAGGTCGATCTGAACACGAAAGAGATCACAAATATTGAAGAAAAGAAAGTGTTCTTTGATAAAGCGATCGTCTTTTTGCAGCGTTGCCAGAACCTCGAGGAATATAATCCGGAACCGTATTCACAGAATGACGGTGGATTCATGTATGAGCCTGGCAAAAGCAAAGCAGGTGGAACCGCATCGTATGGAAATATGACCTATGCCGGACTGAAAAGCATGATCTATGCAAAACTCCAGAAAGACGATCCCCGCGTTCAGGCAGCATATGATTGGATCAGTAATCATTTTATTGTTGAAACAAATCCGGTTCTCGGTAAACAGGGACTTTTCTACTACTATCTCATGATGGCAAAAGCCCTGACTGCCTATGATGCAGTCATCATCGTCGGTGATGACGGGGTTGAACATAACTGGAGACAGGAACTTGCAAACCAGCTCATGAAAATTCAAAATGAAGAGGGCTGGTGGCAAAACGAAAATGGCAGATGGTGGGAAAACAACAAAGTTCTTGTTACATCATATTGCTTGATCGCTCTCGAACTTATTGCACAGGGCTAA
- a CDS encoding amidophosphoribosyltransferase encodes MKKFLLIFFFVSLMPFMLTAKSMFAIGNMYDLYPLLTDLISYDLQYNGIQKQETLSIPSHGSGPYDLCMESNNKLLFVSFRGSNVIECVDAGLFKSYGFAELNNISNPAAIQYNDELGILYALERNTKKLFTYSWFYDDTNFTLQGSSPYYTELENITNGQDLEYDSSNDLIYVADSSQSSVHYFSAYDLSHQGYVDIFQKSTSIAVDHGKYLYSATDNYGSKILQYDLVTSAVRSYYLSQDAYVVKLEIDDMTGNLFVSLSSTSGINTILVLNEILEEIHIINDEEINNPAGMCVPNRDIGYNPYGVQKDDGVFTWISPNKLMRYTISYQNQLNYPLENVIITDWLPSDQHVSVHNISDDGFYDQQEHTITWDVGTLLAGGIEEDVWVEVRVLSGIQTPDTLVNFCTIGNDLVTTTKYVETFIRSKTPVTDSYFEPNPYNPELNGEPGIAHLNFADKDSPITKLLIYDLNGELVIKRENLSLEEVSWNGKNEAGKYVANGVYFMIVFNEADEKEIVKIAVLR; translated from the coding sequence ATGAAAAAATTTTTACTGATTTTTTTCTTTGTAAGTCTCATGCCATTCATGCTCACTGCAAAGTCAATGTTCGCAATTGGAAATATGTATGATCTTTACCCTCTTTTGACGGACCTCATTTCCTATGATCTCCAGTATAATGGGATCCAAAAACAGGAAACCTTGAGTATTCCCAGTCATGGTTCAGGTCCTTATGATCTGTGTATGGAATCAAATAACAAGTTACTCTTTGTGTCCTTCAGAGGTAGTAATGTTATTGAATGTGTCGATGCTGGATTATTTAAAAGCTATGGTTTTGCAGAGCTTAATAACATATCGAATCCTGCTGCAATTCAATATAATGATGAGTTGGGAATCTTGTATGCGCTTGAACGAAATACAAAAAAACTCTTCACGTATTCATGGTTTTACGATGATACGAATTTTACACTACAAGGATCGAGTCCCTATTACACAGAACTTGAAAATATTACCAACGGACAGGATTTAGAATACGATAGTTCAAACGATCTGATATATGTTGCTGATAGTTCGCAAAGTAGCGTCCATTACTTCTCTGCATATGATCTCTCACATCAAGGGTATGTGGATATCTTCCAAAAATCTACTTCTATTGCAGTTGATCATGGAAAGTATCTATATAGTGCTACAGATAATTATGGCTCAAAAATTCTGCAATATGATCTTGTAACCTCTGCTGTTCGATCTTATTATCTTTCACAAGACGCATATGTTGTAAAACTGGAGATAGATGATATGACCGGAAACCTCTTTGTGTCTTTGAGTTCAACCTCAGGAATCAATACTATACTAGTTCTTAATGAAATACTCGAAGAGATTCATATTATCAATGATGAAGAGATCAACAATCCAGCAGGAATGTGTGTGCCAAACCGGGATATAGGATATAATCCTTATGGTGTTCAAAAAGATGACGGCGTTTTTACATGGATTTCACCAAACAAATTAATGAGGTATACGATCTCATATCAAAATCAACTCAACTATCCACTTGAAAATGTTATCATAACGGACTGGCTACCATCAGATCAGCATGTCTCCGTTCATAATATCAGCGATGACGGTTTCTACGATCAGCAGGAACATACGATTACCTGGGATGTTGGAACATTATTGGCAGGAGGCATCGAAGAGGATGTTTGGGTCGAAGTGAGAGTTCTTTCCGGCATACAAACACCTGATACACTCGTAAATTTCTGCACGATCGGTAATGACCTTGTTACCACAACCAAATATGTTGAAACATTTATAAGAAGCAAAACACCTGTCACGGATTCCTATTTCGAACCGAATCCCTATAATCCTGAACTAAATGGAGAACCAGGAATTGCTCATCTGAATTTTGCTGATAAAGACTCGCCTATTACAAAATTATTGATCTATGATCTCAACGGAGAGCTGGTAATAAAACGAGAAAATCTATCTCTTGAAGAAGTTTCATGGAATGGTAAGAACGAAGCTGGCAAGTACGTAGCAAACGGCGTCTATTTCATGATCGTTTTCAATGAGGCTGATGAGAAAGAGATCGTGAAAATTGCGGTACTTCGTTAA
- a CDS encoding reductive dehalogenase, with translation MDDIIVKKVDKPTYEIDPETLERFDERKNVFGRVMYDKSASFFYKCNYLHSHSVIKEEKEGYSRLELARACASWTLFNHFSGAFSEQKLDNEITKLSEPQLPKYEIEDIEQFTQEVKDTAMKFGASLVGICALNRNWLYETSMYGQPVDVSPEYTHAIVMIIPMNEDISHSPDWSAITSGGIAYSQMAFVASSVAQFIRHLGYKAISSGNDTALNIPLAIDAGLGELGRNGMLVTPEYGATVRICKVLTDIPLKTDKPIDFSLQEICRHCTLCINACEVSAISRDTEPSYAVKSVSNSTGVKRWVVDVDKCYMFWVENGGGCSSCIAACPFSNKFFDNKKV, from the coding sequence GTGGATGATATTATCGTAAAAAAGGTCGATAAACCGACCTATGAAATTGATCCTGAAACATTAGAACGTTTCGACGAACGAAAGAATGTTTTCGGCAGGGTCATGTATGATAAATCCGCATCCTTTTTCTATAAATGTAATTATCTCCATTCGCATAGCGTGATAAAAGAAGAAAAAGAAGGATATTCCCGCCTTGAATTAGCCCGTGCCTGTGCTTCATGGACGCTTTTCAATCATTTTTCAGGAGCTTTTTCTGAGCAGAAATTGGATAATGAGATTACAAAACTCTCAGAACCGCAGCTTCCAAAATATGAAATCGAGGATATTGAACAGTTTACACAGGAGGTGAAAGATACAGCAATGAAATTCGGCGCATCCCTTGTCGGGATCTGTGCCTTGAACAGGAACTGGCTTTATGAAACAAGCATGTATGGACAACCTGTTGATGTTTCTCCTGAATATACTCATGCAATTGTCATGATCATCCCCATGAATGAGGATATATCACATTCTCCAGACTGGTCAGCCATAACATCCGGTGGCATTGCATATTCCCAGATGGCGTTTGTCGCATCATCAGTTGCGCAGTTCATTCGACATCTTGGATACAAAGCAATCTCATCCGGGAACGATACAGCGCTCAACATTCCGCTTGCAATCGATGCGGGTCTGGGAGAACTCGGACGGAACGGCATGCTGGTTACTCCAGAGTACGGTGCAACTGTAAGAATCTGCAAAGTACTCACTGATATTCCACTTAAAACTGATAAACCGATAGATTTTTCTTTACAAGAAATTTGCAGGCACTGTACACTATGCATAAACGCATGTGAAGTATCAGCGATCTCTCGGGATACTGAGCCCTCATATGCAGTAAAGAGTGTGTCGAACAGTACAGGTGTTAAACGATGGGTGGTTGATGTCGATAAATGCTACATGTTTTGGGTTGAAAACGGGGGTGGATGCTCTAGTTGTATTGCTGCATGTCCCTTTTCTAATAAATTTTTTGATAATAAAAAAGTATGA